A region of Paenibacillus sp. 37 DNA encodes the following proteins:
- the pgsA gene encoding CDP-diacylglycerol--glycerol-3-phosphate 3-phosphatidyltransferase gives MNLPNRITLARICLIPFLMVFLLVDFPFYPEPLQLGSLSLPYNQLIAAVIFIIAASTDGIDGYLARKNNMVTNLGKLLDPLADKLLVTAVLISLVEMGKLDSWIAVVIISREFAVTGLRQIALLDGSVVAASAWGKLKTVVQIVAIVLLLLNNFPFSYTGIHVDIIAVWAAALITIWSGIDYFIKNKNLLHLTKA, from the coding sequence GTGAATTTACCCAACCGGATTACGCTTGCACGAATTTGCTTAATCCCTTTTTTGATGGTGTTCCTGCTCGTGGATTTTCCATTTTATCCTGAGCCGTTGCAGCTTGGAAGCTTGTCGCTTCCGTATAATCAACTGATTGCTGCTGTTATTTTTATCATCGCCGCAAGCACAGATGGAATTGACGGATACCTTGCGCGGAAAAATAACATGGTTACCAATCTGGGGAAACTGCTCGATCCACTCGCAGACAAGTTGCTGGTTACTGCAGTTTTGATCTCGCTTGTGGAGATGGGCAAGCTGGATTCCTGGATTGCAGTTGTGATTATTAGTCGTGAATTTGCAGTTACCGGCTTGCGTCAAATTGCATTGCTGGATGGTTCGGTTGTTGCCGCAAGTGCTTGGGGCAAGCTGAAGACTGTAGTGCAGATTGTGGCGATTGTGCTGTTGCTGTTGAACAATTTCCCGTTTTCATACACGGGTATTCACGTCGATATTATCGCGGTATGGGCAGCAGCGCTTATTACTATCTGGTCGGGTATCGATTACTTTATCAAAAACAAAAATTTGCTTCATTTAACAAAAGCATAA
- a CDS encoding competence/damage-inducible protein A, with amino-acid sequence MKAEIIAVGTELLLGQIVNTNARYLSRELAAMGIDVYFQTVVGDNLNRLSEAIRIAQGRADVILFSGGIGPTQDDLTKDALAAVLNRKLHTDRMAMDKIESFFRDRNVDMTENNRRQAIVIDGGTPLANETGLAAGNAISDNDKYYVVMPGPPKELIPMFEQEVKPWLFQHVLTEEMPIYSRMLKFAGIGESALEDRLLDLIDAQTDPTIAPYASEGEVTVRVSTKAASEGEAKLKLDAMEVQIRERLTEHLYANEDVPIEYTIVTMMSDMGLTLSAAESCTGGLVMQSLTSVPGSASMLKGGIVCYSNEIKEKLLNVPHDYLEGEDAPGAVSPEVAKVLAEQIRMIGDADFGLAVTGVAGPGYSERKPPGLVFIALAERGKETEIHELRINGNRETVRIRSAKAILYRLWQKLVAMD; translated from the coding sequence ATGAAGGCAGAAATCATTGCAGTTGGCACAGAGCTACTGCTTGGACAAATCGTCAATACCAATGCCAGATACCTATCCCGTGAATTGGCTGCGATGGGGATCGATGTATATTTCCAAACGGTGGTTGGGGATAACCTGAATCGACTTAGTGAAGCTATTCGCATTGCGCAGGGCCGTGCAGACGTTATTTTATTTTCCGGTGGCATCGGACCTACCCAAGATGATCTGACCAAGGATGCGCTCGCAGCTGTTCTTAACCGGAAACTGCATACAGATCGAATGGCGATGGACAAAATTGAGAGCTTTTTCAGAGATCGTAATGTGGACATGACAGAGAATAACCGACGTCAGGCGATCGTTATTGATGGCGGAACACCTCTGGCCAATGAAACGGGCCTTGCGGCAGGAAATGCGATTTCTGACAATGACAAATATTATGTTGTGATGCCTGGACCACCTAAAGAGTTGATTCCAATGTTTGAACAGGAAGTCAAACCTTGGCTGTTCCAGCATGTACTCACAGAAGAGATGCCGATCTATTCCCGAATGCTCAAATTCGCAGGTATTGGTGAATCTGCTCTGGAAGATCGACTATTGGATCTGATTGACGCGCAGACAGACCCTACGATTGCTCCTTACGCGAGCGAAGGTGAAGTTACGGTACGTGTCTCCACGAAGGCTGCGAGTGAGGGAGAGGCGAAGCTGAAGCTGGATGCGATGGAAGTTCAGATTCGCGAGCGTTTGACAGAACATCTCTACGCGAACGAGGATGTGCCTATAGAGTACACGATTGTAACCATGATGTCTGACATGGGGCTGACGCTCAGCGCTGCTGAGAGCTGTACAGGGGGGCTTGTCATGCAAAGTCTGACCTCTGTACCCGGAAGTGCGTCAATGCTCAAAGGTGGAATTGTTTGTTACTCCAATGAAATTAAAGAAAAGCTGCTGAATGTGCCTCATGATTATCTGGAAGGTGAAGATGCACCTGGAGCGGTAAGTCCAGAGGTTGCAAAAGTGCTTGCTGAGCAGATCCGCATGATTGGCGATGCTGATTTTGGCTTGGCTGTTACCGGTGTAGCTGGACCGGGATATTCGGAACGTAAACCACCCGGACTTGTCTTCATCGCTCTTGCTGAACGTGGAAAAGAGACGGAGATTCATGAGCTGCGTATTAATGGGAATCGTGAGACAGTTCGCATTCGTTCAGCCAAAGCGATTCTCTATCGCTTATGGCAAAAACTTGTGGCGATGGATTGA
- the recA gene encoding recombinase RecA codes for MSDRRAALDMALRQIEKQFGKGSIMKLGESTHMNVEIIPSGSLALDIALGTGGLPKGRIVEIYGPESSGKTTVALHAIAEVQRAGGQAAFIDAEHALDPQYASKLGVNIDELLLSQPDTGEQGLEIAEALVRSGAVDIVVIDSVAALVPKAEIEGEMGDSHVGLQARLMSQALRKLSGAISKSKTIAIFINQLREKVGVMFGNPETTPGGRALKFYSTVRLDVRRIESIKSGNDMIGNRTRIKVVKNKVAPPFKQAEVDIMYGEGISREGSIIDIGTELDIVNKSGAWYSYEGERLGQGRENAKQFMKEHKDIADIIEQKIRVASNLVTAVPAPTTEEQQKEAAEEQELFEINE; via the coding sequence TTGTCAGACCGTCGTGCCGCGCTTGATATGGCGCTCCGTCAAATAGAGAAGCAATTTGGTAAAGGATCCATCATGAAACTGGGTGAGTCCACTCATATGAATGTGGAAATAATTCCCAGCGGTTCCTTGGCTTTGGATATTGCATTAGGAACAGGCGGCTTGCCTAAAGGCCGTATTGTTGAAATATATGGACCTGAGTCTTCGGGTAAAACAACCGTAGCATTGCATGCTATCGCTGAAGTACAACGAGCGGGTGGACAAGCTGCATTTATCGATGCCGAGCATGCTCTTGACCCACAATACGCAAGCAAACTTGGTGTTAATATTGATGAATTGCTTCTGTCTCAGCCAGATACGGGTGAGCAAGGGTTGGAAATTGCAGAAGCTCTTGTACGCAGTGGTGCAGTAGATATCGTTGTTATTGACTCTGTAGCCGCATTGGTTCCAAAAGCAGAGATTGAAGGCGAAATGGGCGATTCACACGTTGGTTTGCAAGCGCGTTTGATGTCTCAGGCGCTGCGTAAACTGTCTGGTGCAATCAGCAAATCCAAAACAATCGCAATCTTCATTAACCAGCTTCGTGAGAAAGTCGGCGTTATGTTTGGTAACCCAGAAACAACACCTGGTGGTCGTGCTCTGAAGTTTTATTCCACAGTACGTCTGGATGTGCGTCGTATTGAGAGTATCAAATCAGGCAATGACATGATTGGTAACCGTACTCGTATTAAAGTCGTGAAAAACAAAGTGGCACCTCCGTTTAAACAAGCGGAAGTGGATATCATGTATGGCGAGGGTATTTCGAGAGAAGGCAGTATCATTGACATTGGTACAGAGCTGGACATCGTTAATAAAAGTGGTGCATGGTACTCCTACGAAGGCGAGCGTTTAGGACAAGGTCGTGAGAACGCAAAGCAGTTCATGAAAGAGCATAAAGATATTGCTGACATCATTGAACAAAAAATTCGTGTAGCCAGTAACTTGGTTACTGCAGTTCCTGCGCCAACTACTGAAGAGCAACAAAAAGAAGCAGCAGAAGAACAAGAATTGTTTGAAATCAACGAGTAA
- a CDS encoding regulatory protein RecX, which translates to MDQHDEDLYEEAEQDGLSQFPDNEELIITRVERTKSRQARYRITFGIHSITVLEDVMIKYRMTQGNTFMKKDLEEIIVADERQRTYAQSLRFLEHKPRTRHELSQKLRQKEFAAPLIEEALDRLERENLVDDDLFAKEWTRQRMEGKRKGKLWIRQELRQKGIANDLIVEALEGISTDAEFETALSAGRKKWNQVKGDVKEKKNKTLPFLMRRGFSMDMVRRVVNCLIEEDEAGDSEDDEALLWD; encoded by the coding sequence ATGGATCAACATGACGAGGATTTGTATGAAGAAGCAGAACAGGATGGCCTATCCCAATTTCCGGACAACGAAGAACTTATTATTACACGTGTAGAACGAACGAAGAGCAGGCAAGCTCGTTATCGAATCACTTTTGGTATCCACTCTATTACGGTTCTTGAAGATGTGATGATTAAATACAGGATGACTCAAGGTAATACGTTTATGAAGAAGGATCTGGAGGAAATCATTGTAGCTGACGAGCGACAGCGGACGTATGCACAGTCTCTGCGCTTTTTGGAGCATAAACCGCGCACACGCCATGAATTAAGTCAGAAACTTCGTCAGAAGGAGTTTGCTGCACCTTTGATTGAAGAGGCGCTGGATCGGCTTGAGCGGGAGAACCTGGTGGATGACGATCTATTTGCGAAGGAATGGACAAGACAGCGTATGGAGGGCAAGCGGAAGGGAAAACTGTGGATAAGGCAAGAGCTACGTCAAAAGGGCATTGCCAATGATCTCATTGTTGAGGCACTAGAAGGGATCAGTACAGATGCAGAATTTGAGACTGCCTTGAGTGCAGGACGCAAAAAATGGAATCAGGTCAAAGGGGACGTCAAAGAGAAGAAAAATAAAACGCTTCCCTTCCTAATGAGACGAGGTTTTTCAATGGATATGGTGCGCCGGGTCGTGAATTGTTTAATTGAAGAAGATGAGGCTGGGGACTCTGAAGATGACGAAGCGTTGTTATGGGATTAG
- the rny gene encoding ribonuclease Y, which produces MNPAITIALVVAALIIGFGVGYFIRKSLAEAKISSAEQAAVQIVENAKKEAEALKKETVLEAKDEIHRIRAEAEKDTRERRNEIQRQERRLLQKEESLDKKLESLERKEEQVANKEKRIDETQQQIEMIYKNQVTELERISNLTMEDARSIILSNVEQEVRHETAQMIKDIEQQAKEEADKKSREIITLAIQRCAADHVAETTVSVVTLPNEEMKGRIIGREGRNIRALETLTGIDLIIDDTPEAVILSGFDPIRREIARTALEKLVADGRIHPARIEEMVEKSRKEVDERIREYGEQATFEVGVHGLHPDLIKILGRLKFRTSYGQNVLKHSMEVAYLAGLMAGELGEDVTLARRAGLLHDIGKALDHEVEGSHVEIGVELAKKYKEHPVVINSIASHHGDCEATSVIAMLVGAADALSAARPGARRETLETYIKRLEKLEEISESFEGVEKSYAIQAGREVRVMVQPEKIDDAEAFRLARDITKMIENELDYPGHIKVTVIRETRAVEYAK; this is translated from the coding sequence ATGAATCCTGCAATCACGATCGCTCTCGTTGTGGCCGCGCTAATCATTGGGTTCGGAGTAGGGTATTTTATTCGCAAATCTCTTGCAGAGGCTAAAATCTCTAGTGCGGAACAAGCTGCCGTACAAATCGTGGAGAACGCGAAGAAAGAGGCAGAGGCACTGAAGAAAGAAACGGTGCTGGAAGCGAAGGATGAAATCCATCGCATTCGTGCTGAAGCTGAAAAAGACACTCGTGAACGTCGGAATGAAATTCAACGACAAGAAAGACGATTGTTGCAAAAAGAAGAGTCGCTGGATAAAAAATTGGAATCACTCGAACGTAAAGAAGAGCAAGTGGCTAACAAAGAGAAACGAATTGATGAGACTCAGCAGCAGATCGAAATGATTTACAAAAACCAGGTGACAGAGTTGGAACGTATATCCAACCTCACCATGGAAGACGCACGCAGTATCATACTGTCCAACGTAGAACAGGAAGTTCGTCATGAGACGGCTCAAATGATCAAGGACATTGAACAACAAGCGAAGGAAGAAGCGGACAAAAAGTCCCGCGAGATTATTACACTCGCCATCCAACGCTGTGCGGCTGACCACGTAGCGGAAACAACGGTATCTGTTGTTACCCTGCCAAATGAAGAAATGAAAGGCCGGATTATCGGTCGTGAAGGACGTAACATCCGTGCGCTTGAAACCCTTACAGGGATTGACCTCATTATCGATGATACGCCAGAAGCTGTTATTCTGTCGGGCTTTGACCCGATTCGCCGTGAGATCGCCCGTACTGCCCTGGAGAAACTGGTGGCTGATGGACGTATTCACCCGGCACGGATTGAAGAGATGGTTGAGAAATCCCGCAAAGAAGTGGATGAGCGCATCCGTGAATACGGTGAGCAAGCTACCTTTGAAGTGGGCGTGCATGGTCTGCATCCGGATCTGATCAAAATTTTGGGCCGGTTGAAGTTCCGTACAAGTTACGGTCAGAACGTCTTGAAACATTCCATGGAAGTCGCTTATCTGGCTGGACTGATGGCTGGCGAACTTGGAGAAGACGTAACTCTGGCAAGACGTGCAGGTCTATTGCATGACATCGGTAAAGCGCTGGATCACGAAGTGGAAGGATCACACGTCGAAATTGGCGTGGAACTGGCGAAGAAATACAAAGAACATCCGGTTGTAATCAACAGTATCGCGTCCCATCACGGAGATTGCGAAGCGACTTCGGTCATTGCCATGTTGGTTGGCGCAGCAGATGCGCTCTCCGCAGCAAGACCAGGCGCACGCCGCGAAACGCTGGAAACGTATATCAAACGACTGGAGAAGCTGGAAGAAATCTCAGAATCCTTCGAAGGTGTCGAGAAATCGTACGCCATTCAGGCCGGACGCGAAGTTCGCGTTATGGTACAGCCTGAGAAGATCGATGATGCTGAAGCCTTCCGCTTAGCCCGTGACATCACGAAGATGATTGAGAATGAACTCGACTATCCGGGTCACATCAAAGTCACCGTCATCCGGGAAACCCGTGCGGTTGAATACGCAAAATAG
- a CDS encoding TIGR00282 family metallophosphoesterase: protein MKVLFIGDIVGNVGRKALKENLPYLKSKYKPHVVIVNGENAAAGRGITGAIANEFFNWGVHGITLGNHTWDNKDIFDFIDDEPRMIRPANFPPGTPGRGYTVVKGEGKELAIVNLQGRTFLPALDCPFRVADEIVDELRQDHKCILVDMHAEATSEKIAMGWHLDGRASLVVGTHTHVQSNDDRILPGGTAYLTDAGMVGPRDGILGMEREAVLRKFYTQLPVRFVVDDGKWHFHGVFVEIDEATGAATRIEKIRLMEDEWRME from the coding sequence GTGAAAGTTTTGTTTATTGGTGACATTGTAGGCAACGTGGGACGTAAGGCATTAAAGGAAAATTTACCGTACCTAAAATCGAAGTATAAGCCACATGTGGTGATTGTGAATGGTGAAAATGCGGCAGCAGGTCGCGGCATTACCGGTGCAATCGCAAATGAGTTTTTCAACTGGGGTGTACATGGTATTACACTTGGTAATCATACTTGGGACAATAAGGATATTTTTGATTTTATAGATGATGAGCCCCGCATGATTCGTCCAGCGAACTTTCCACCAGGCACACCAGGGCGAGGATACACGGTTGTCAAAGGCGAAGGGAAAGAGCTGGCGATTGTCAATCTGCAAGGAAGAACGTTCCTGCCTGCTCTGGATTGTCCATTCCGTGTAGCTGATGAAATTGTAGACGAGCTGCGCCAAGACCATAAATGTATTTTGGTCGATATGCATGCGGAAGCGACGTCAGAAAAGATTGCCATGGGATGGCATCTGGATGGACGTGCGTCTCTCGTTGTAGGTACACATACGCATGTACAGAGTAATGATGATCGGATTTTGCCTGGAGGAACGGCTTACTTGACGGATGCAGGCATGGTAGGGCCTCGTGACGGTATATTGGGTATGGAGCGTGAGGCCGTGCTGCGTAAGTTCTACACCCAGCTACCTGTACGTTTTGTTGTAGATGATGGCAAATGGCATTTCCATGGTGTTTTTGTTGAAATTGATGAAGCTACAGGTGCGGCAACACGCATCGAAAAAATTCGTCTGATGGAGGACGAGTGGCGCATGGAATAG
- a CDS encoding stage V sporulation protein S, which produces MDVLKVSAKSNPNSVAGALAGVLRERGNAELQAIGAGALNQAIKAVAIARGFVAPSGVDLICIPAFTDIVIDGEDRTAIKLIVEPR; this is translated from the coding sequence ATGGATGTATTAAAAGTTTCAGCAAAGTCCAATCCTAATTCTGTAGCCGGCGCTCTTGCAGGGGTTCTTCGTGAACGTGGAAATGCTGAACTGCAGGCAATTGGAGCGGGAGCACTGAACCAAGCCATTAAAGCGGTAGCGATAGCCCGGGGATTTGTAGCACCAAGCGGAGTTGACCTGATTTGTATTCCAGCTTTTACAGACATTGTGATCGACGGCGAGGACCGAACGGCCATTAAGCTGATTGTGGAGCCCAGATAA
- a CDS encoding dipeptidase, whose amino-acid sequence MSMSDWRVADFHCDALSKILMQPALSFEDAPQLDVNLQRLKEGKVGLQAFAIYLPEVLGRGKFEHVMGQLEIYRRRVERSQERLGGTQTLLWREQVAQVGQTEGPWGLITLEGVDGLEGNLFYLELCYQMGVRIIGLTWNYANWAADGVMEKRGAGLTEKGKELVHQCNEIGMLLDVSHLTEKGFWELADLSKRPFIASHSNSYSVCPHVRNLKDDQIQAIIAREGRIGLTFVPWFVKQEGEVRIEDLLPHIEQFCSLGGQHHLMMGSDFDGISRYIQKLEHSGHYPRLMEILLKHYDEHLVRGWLWGNAMSYLGEHLPESNPKMQMKGNSMK is encoded by the coding sequence ATGTCCATGTCTGATTGGCGTGTAGCTGATTTTCACTGTGATGCACTGAGCAAAATTTTGATGCAGCCTGCTCTTTCTTTTGAAGATGCTCCACAACTGGATGTGAATTTGCAACGCTTGAAAGAGGGGAAAGTAGGGTTGCAGGCGTTCGCCATCTATTTACCCGAAGTACTTGGCAGAGGCAAGTTTGAACATGTCATGGGGCAGTTGGAGATTTATCGTAGACGTGTGGAGAGAAGTCAGGAGCGGCTTGGCGGCACACAGACGTTGTTATGGCGTGAACAGGTGGCTCAGGTGGGGCAAACAGAGGGGCCGTGGGGATTAATCACACTGGAGGGTGTGGACGGCCTGGAGGGCAACCTGTTCTATCTGGAGTTATGTTATCAGATGGGCGTTCGAATAATCGGACTAACGTGGAATTATGCCAATTGGGCGGCTGACGGAGTCATGGAGAAGCGTGGGGCAGGTCTGACCGAGAAAGGGAAAGAACTGGTGCACCAGTGTAATGAAATCGGAATGCTGTTGGATGTGTCACATCTGACGGAGAAAGGGTTCTGGGAACTGGCTGACTTGAGTAAGCGTCCTTTTATCGCCTCCCACTCCAACAGCTATAGCGTATGTCCCCATGTGCGTAATCTGAAAGATGATCAGATTCAGGCTATCATTGCCCGGGAAGGGCGGATTGGACTGACGTTTGTACCCTGGTTTGTAAAGCAGGAGGGTGAGGTACGTATAGAAGATCTGCTGCCTCATATTGAGCAATTCTGTTCTCTAGGCGGGCAGCACCATCTGATGATGGGGTCTGATTTTGATGGAATTTCAAGGTATATTCAGAAACTTGAACATTCAGGACATTATCCGAGACTGATGGAAATCCTGCTCAAACATTATGATGAACATCTGGTTCGTGGCTGGTTGTGGGGGAATGCAATGAGTTATCTGGGGGAACACTTGCCAGAGAGCAATCCGAAGATGCAGATGAAGGGGAATTCCATGAAATAG
- the pduL gene encoding phosphate propanoyltransferase, with product MSKTVPVGVSARHIHVSQEHVEILFGKGYELTEFKPLSQPGQYAANETVAVIGSKGQFDKVRILGPVRPETQLEISMTDSFAIGVKAPVRESGSIEGTPGITIKGPAGEVTIDKGVIVAARHIHFHTSDAAKWGIEDKQMLKVRLGGDRGLVLENVLARVSDSFALDMHIDTDEANAAGARNGDTAEIID from the coding sequence ATGAGTAAAACAGTACCTGTGGGCGTATCTGCCCGTCACATTCATGTATCCCAAGAGCACGTTGAAATTTTGTTTGGCAAAGGTTATGAACTGACTGAATTTAAACCTCTGTCCCAGCCTGGCCAATACGCTGCTAACGAAACAGTAGCGGTAATTGGTTCGAAAGGACAGTTTGATAAAGTGCGTATCCTCGGACCTGTTCGCCCTGAAACGCAACTGGAGATCTCCATGACAGATTCATTTGCGATTGGTGTTAAAGCACCTGTACGTGAATCTGGAAGCATTGAAGGTACACCAGGAATCACAATTAAAGGTCCTGCTGGTGAAGTAACGATTGATAAAGGTGTTATCGTTGCTGCTCGTCACATTCACTTCCATACTTCTGATGCTGCTAAATGGGGTATTGAGGACAAACAAATGTTGAAAGTTCGTCTGGGTGGAGATCGCGGTCTTGTACTGGAAAATGTACTGGCTCGTGTATCCGATTCTTTCGCACTGGACATGCATATTGATACAGATGAAGCTAACGCTGCTGGCGCTCGTAATGGCGACACTGCTGAAATCATCGATTAA
- the miaB gene encoding tRNA (N6-isopentenyl adenosine(37)-C2)-methylthiotransferase MiaB encodes MAKDSKKDYSQYFDFSDAKVISQDEFSKKIRIRGREINIKSEPNHRQEKQRGKEDVQVLYENAVPNELKNIGKGKHYIVYTYGCQMNEHDSETIKGLLESMGYQATEDRKEADIILLNTCAIRENAEDKVFGELGHLKTLKLERPGLLLGVCGCMSQEEGVVNRIMQKHGFVDMIFGTHNVHRLPHLIQEALFSKEMVVEVWSKEGDIIENLPKKREGMRGWVNIMYGCDKFCTYCIVPFTRGKERSRRPEDVIAEVRDLARQGFKEITLLGQNVNAYGKDFTDLNYSFGDLMDAIRLIDIPRVRFTTSHPRDFDDRLIEVLAKGGNLVEHIHLPVQSGSSEVLKRMSRKYNREHYLKLADKIKKAIPDVVLTTDIIVGFPGETEEQFEDTLSLVREVGYDFAYTFIYSPREGTPAAVMEDNVPMEVKKERLKRLNETINEYSHRSNEEQRGKIVEVLVEGESKRNSEVLAGRTRSNKLVHFEGPKDLIGTFVQVEITDPMTFYIRGNLLSEPVAANQ; translated from the coding sequence ATGGCTAAAGACTCAAAAAAGGATTACTCCCAATATTTTGATTTCTCCGATGCCAAAGTAATTTCGCAAGATGAATTCAGCAAAAAGATAAGAATCCGGGGCCGTGAGATTAACATCAAATCGGAACCCAATCATCGTCAGGAGAAACAGCGGGGCAAGGAAGACGTCCAGGTGCTTTACGAAAATGCCGTTCCCAATGAACTGAAAAACATAGGGAAAGGCAAACATTATATTGTATATACGTATGGATGTCAGATGAACGAGCATGACTCGGAGACCATCAAAGGACTTCTAGAGTCTATGGGGTATCAGGCTACAGAGGATCGCAAAGAAGCTGATATTATTCTGCTCAACACATGTGCCATACGAGAAAATGCGGAAGATAAAGTATTTGGTGAGCTTGGTCACCTGAAAACGCTAAAACTCGAACGTCCGGGATTGTTACTTGGTGTATGCGGGTGTATGTCCCAAGAAGAAGGCGTCGTCAACCGAATCATGCAGAAGCATGGCTTTGTGGATATGATCTTTGGTACACATAATGTGCATCGACTGCCACATCTAATCCAGGAAGCGCTGTTCAGCAAAGAAATGGTTGTTGAGGTATGGTCCAAGGAAGGCGACATTATTGAGAACCTGCCGAAGAAACGTGAGGGTATGCGCGGCTGGGTGAACATTATGTATGGCTGCGACAAATTCTGTACATATTGCATCGTTCCGTTCACGCGGGGCAAAGAACGCAGCCGTCGTCCGGAAGATGTCATTGCCGAAGTACGTGATTTGGCACGACAAGGTTTTAAGGAGATCACGCTTCTTGGTCAAAATGTGAATGCGTACGGCAAGGATTTCACCGACCTGAACTACAGTTTTGGTGACTTGATGGATGCCATTCGCCTTATTGATATTCCGCGAGTACGGTTTACAACCAGTCACCCACGTGACTTTGATGACCGCTTGATTGAAGTACTGGCCAAGGGCGGAAATTTGGTAGAGCACATTCATCTACCGGTGCAATCTGGCAGTTCGGAAGTACTCAAACGTATGAGCCGCAAGTATAACCGGGAACACTATCTGAAACTGGCTGACAAAATTAAAAAGGCCATCCCGGATGTTGTGTTGACAACGGATATTATTGTTGGTTTTCCAGGGGAAACGGAAGAACAGTTTGAAGATACACTTTCCCTTGTCCGTGAAGTAGGGTATGATTTTGCCTATACCTTTATTTATTCCCCGCGTGAAGGTACACCGGCTGCAGTGATGGAAGATAACGTACCGATGGAAGTGAAGAAGGAACGTTTGAAGCGCTTGAACGAAACGATCAACGAATACAGCCACCGAAGCAATGAAGAGCAACGGGGCAAAATCGTTGAAGTGCTCGTTGAAGGCGAGAGCAAACGGAATTCCGAAGTTCTGGCAGGACGTACGCGCAGCAACAAGCTGGTGCATTTTGAAGGACCTAAAGATTTGATCGGTACTTTCGTACAAGTGGAAATCACCGATCCGATGACTTTTTATATTCGGGGCAACCTGCTCTCAGAGCCGGTAGCTGCCAATCAGTAA
- a CDS encoding RicAFT regulatory complex protein RicA family protein produces MPTYDTRNLVIRDDIMGKAKELADMLGTSEEVRQFQQAETKIRDHERIQQLIATIKKKQKEIVAFESFKNVEMVSKIEQEIEDLQSELDSIPLVTEFQQSQSDINYLLQLVISVIRDTVSEKVNVEAGTDSPPTSCG; encoded by the coding sequence ATGCCAACCTACGATACGCGCAATCTGGTCATACGCGACGACATTATGGGAAAAGCCAAAGAATTGGCTGATATGCTCGGAACGAGTGAGGAAGTTAGACAGTTTCAACAGGCTGAAACCAAAATTCGGGATCATGAGCGCATCCAGCAGTTGATTGCAACGATTAAGAAAAAACAAAAAGAGATTGTTGCTTTTGAAAGCTTCAAAAATGTGGAGATGGTCAGTAAAATTGAACAGGAAATTGAAGATTTGCAAAGCGAACTGGACAGTATTCCATTGGTTACGGAATTCCAGCAGAGTCAGAGCGACATCAACTACTTGCTTCAACTCGTGATTTCGGTAATCCGGGATACAGTTTCCGAAAAAGTAAACGTGGAGGCTGGAACGGATTCACCTCCGACCAGTTGCGGTTAA
- a CDS encoding PaaI family thioesterase, producing MSILDKMVEDGDGRFWGFLGCRYIKGDGKEVQIALTAGEHHTNSMGIIHGGVLTSLMDQAMGMVATAAMEVDGCVTTNLNVHFLAPMRQGELTVTATVLHQAGRSVTTQSEVRDASGTLGCMATATFRIARPRT from the coding sequence ATGAGTATTTTGGACAAAATGGTGGAAGACGGAGACGGACGATTCTGGGGATTTCTCGGCTGTCGTTATATTAAAGGAGACGGCAAAGAAGTACAGATCGCGTTGACAGCAGGCGAACATCATACCAACTCCATGGGGATTATACATGGGGGTGTACTGACTTCACTGATGGACCAAGCGATGGGGATGGTTGCAACAGCAGCAATGGAAGTAGATGGCTGTGTGACAACGAATCTGAACGTACATTTTCTCGCACCGATGAGACAAGGGGAATTAACGGTGACGGCTACGGTACTACATCAGGCTGGACGCAGTGTTACGACTCAATCGGAGGTTCGTGATGCATCGGGCACGTTGGGATGTATGGCTACGGCGACATTCCGCATAGCACGCCCGAGAACGTAA